ACTGGGACCGTGCTATTTTAACTGATTCTGGCGGGTTCCAGGTTTTCAGTTTGAGTGAGTTCCGTAAAATTGAGGAAGAGGGCGTTCATTTCCGTAACCATATGAGCGGTGAGAGATTATTTTTATCACCTGAAAAAGCAATGGAAATTCAAAATGATCTTGGCTCTGATATTATGATGGCATTTGATGAATGTCCACCATTCCCAGCAACATATGAATACATGCAAAAATCAGTAGAGAGAACTTCTCGTTGGGCAGAGCGTTGTTTAAATGCTCATCAAAGACCGAATGATCAAGGACTCTTTGGAATTGTTCAAGGTGGAGAGTATGAGGAGCTTCGGAAGCAGAGCGCCAAAGACTTAGTGTCGCTTGATTTCCCTGGATATGCAGTGGGCGGACTTTCTGTGGGTGAGCCAAAGGACGTCATGAATCGTGTACTTGAATTCACGACACCTCTGTTACCTACAAACAAACCACGTTACCTGATGGGCGTTGGGTCACCGGATTCCTTAATTGATGGAGCGATTCGTGGGATTGATATGTTTGACTGCGTTCTGCCAACTCGAATTGCCAGAAATGGTACCTTGATGACCAGTACTGGTCGTCTCGTTGTGAAAAATGCGCAATTTGCTAAGGATTTCGGCCCGCTCGACCCAGATTGTGATTGCTACACATGCCGAAACTATAGCAGGGCATACATTCGTCACTTAATTAAATGTGATGAAACTTTTGGAATTAGATTAACTAGTTACCATAATCTCTATTTTCTGTTAAGATTAATGGAGAAGGTCAGACAAGCTATCCGGGAGGACCGGCTTGGTGATTTCCGAGAAGAGTTTTTTGAACGTTATGGTTTTAACAAACCAAACGCGAAAAATTTCTAATAGATGATTATTGAAAGGAGGGAAACAAATGCAAGGACTAGGTTCAATCATTCCATTAATATTAATGTTTGTATTATTTTATTTCCTACTAATTCGTCCGCAGCAAAAACGTACTAAAGCAGTTGCTCAAATGCAGAACGAATTGAAAAAAGGTGATAAAATTGTCACGATTGGCGGGTTACATGGATTTATCGATTCTATCGATGAAAACAAAGTCGTGATTAAATGTGGAGACGGCAGCCGTCTAACATATGACCGAAATGCAATTCGTGAAGTAACGGAATCTGCAAAAACTTCTACATCAGCTGAAGTTTCACTAGAAAAGTAAGAAAAAAGAAGGAAGCCAAAATACTCTGGCTTCCTTTTTCTATGCTGTTCTCGAATTGCTTGTTGCTATATTTACCCCTAGAATTCCACCCATCATGGCAATTAATGTATAGCAAACATGGTAAATGACTTGTTCAACGTCAAATAGACGATCGTAACCTAAATATTGCGATAAAAAGACAATCAGGCTATAAATTAAGCCAGTTAATCCCCCAATCAGCCAGCCCTTTTGTTTTCGCTTTCCACCGGATAAAAATCCTCCTCCAAACAGCCCAATAAAGGACACCGCTGTAATAACGTATTGAAGTGAGACTTCCCGTACAGAAGTGAATCTAAGAATTAATGCAAAAATCAAGCTGCTGACAATCGCAAATAAGAAGATGAAAATTAACCCGTACAAAATAGCTGTACCAAAGCTTTTTGATTCGATTTTACTCGCCCCCTTCAGTTTCACCCTAAGATAAACAGTTTCTTACCTAGTACAAGCATATTCCCTGCACACCAAAAGTAGAATTAAAATTTTTACAGTTTTATTCTAAATTGGAATACAATTCCGTAATGATTTTGCCTTGTTTGCAAATAATAAATAGGGAAGAAAAAGGGGCGGAATGAAGTGGAAGTATATTTAACTATTGCGGTGCGTACAATACTTTTTTATGCATTAATCCTCTTAATATTTCGAGTAATGGGTAAAAGAGAAATTGGTGAATTAAGTATTCTTGACCTGGTAGTTTTTATCATGATTGGGGAATTGGCGGTTGCTTCCATCATCGAAATCACTAAACCTTGGATCCATACAGCACTTCCAATGATATTTTTAATGATCATTCAATATTTTTTAGCTGTTGTATCATTAAAAAGTAAAAGGTTCCGCGATCTTGTCGACGGAAAACCAACCATTATCATCAACAGGGGAAAAATTGATGAATCTGCAATGAGGAAGCAAAGATACAATTTTGATGATTTACTTACACAATTAAGGGAAAAGGATATCCGCAGTATTGCTGATGTTGAGTTTGCTATTTTGGAATCTTCGGGAAGCCTTTCTGTCATTGAAAAAATGAGTAATCCTAATGGTGAACCGAAGGAAGGGGATATTACGATTCCATTAATTATTGATGGAGCGATTGAGGAAGAAAATCTTAAACGTATAAATAAAACCAATTTTTGGCTTCGTCAGGAATTAAAAAAATTAGGATACCGTGATGTAAGGAAGATTTCATTTTGCAGTTATGAGAATGGTAAGTTTTTTGTCGACATAATGGATGAACAATAAGAAGACACGCAGGGCAAAACATGCGTGTTTTCTTATTGCTGTTAAATCGGGATTAGATTACGAATAATCGGTATCCTTTTAAGATCGTCTTTTTTAATTAAACCGACGATTATTAGAAGAATAATATAAGCAAGTGACATACCGCTGGCAGCGGACAAAACTCTAACCACTAAATGTTCACCTAGGAGAATATGCTCAAACAGCCAATAACCTAGGTAAGCAGAGATTGTCATGATGATGGCTCCTTTGACGTAATCCCGTATATAAAAACTAAACGATATTTTCTTCAATACGGTAGCAAAATGGAGTATGGTTACTAATACAAAACCAACGATGATTCCTAAGGCCACACCTGTAATACCAAAAGAAGGCTGTGAAGCAAGTAAGAAGATGACTGTTGTTTTTACAACGGCCCCAATTAAACTGTTTATCATGGCTGCTCTAGCCAAATTCAATGCCTGCAAAACAGCTTGGAGCGGACCTTGATAATAATAAAATAAGAAAAACGGTGCCATCAGACGAATAAAGTAGGCGCCTTTTGTGGAACCATACATGAGCTCCATTAGTGGATCTGCTAGAACATATAGAACAATAACGGATAAGCCTCCTGTTAAAAAGGCAAATCTTAATGCCTGCTGCAGCCGATGTTCTATCAATTTATGGTTCTTTTTTGAATTGGCTTCACTAATGGCAGGTACAAGAGATGTTGCTAAAGAATAAGTGATAAACGAAGGGAGCATTAATAAAGGCATCGCAAATCCTGTTAATGAACCGTATTGCTTCGTGGCTGCTACGGCGGCAACACCAGCAAGTGCTAAACTATGAGCAACTATAATAGGTTCGAAAAACCAAGATACCGACCCTATCATTCTGCTGCCCATTGTTGGTAAGGCGATTTCCATTAACTCTTTAAATGTCTTTTTCCCAGCATGAACAGATTTGAAAAAATTCTTCCTAACTCTAAAGCGTTTCTTTAATTTAAAGGTAGTCATTAAATAAAGTAAGGAAACAATTTCACCTATGATGGCCGCTACCATGGCAGCAGCTGCAGCATATTCAATACCATAAGGCAGGAAAGCTCTGGTCATAACGGCAATTAAAGTAATCCTCACCAGCTGTTCTAAAATTTGCGAAACAGCAGAAGGGCGCATGTTTTGTCTGCCCTGAAAATAACCTCTCAAAACGGAAGAAACGGCTATTATGGGTACCACAGGTGCTATTGCCACTAAAGGATAATACGTCCTTGGATCGGTAAAGAGAGTGGTAGATAAAATAGGCGCTAACAAAATTAAAGCTGGGGTAAAAATCAATGATAACGAAATCGTTATTGCCAGAGAAACGACCAGAATTTTTTTAACTTCCTGATGGTTACCTTTTGCTTCAGCCTCTGCAATATTTTTTGATATGGCGACAGGCAGTCCCATTTGAGTTAAAGTCACAACAAGGATAAAGGTGGGATACGCCATCATATAGAGGCCGACACCTTCTTCACCAATACTTCTAGCTATGACAATTCTGTTAATAAATCCGAGTACCCTCGTAATTAATCCCGCTATTAATAGGATAAAGGTCCCTTTTAAAAACTTCGACATACTACTTCCCACCTTCTCAAAAAAGAAGAATTCATATACAATTAATCTATATGCATAAGGGTGGACAAAGCATGACAAGGTGTTTTGATTTTAAGGATAATTAAGAGGTATTTAGGGAGGCTATTCAGGTGGAAAAGAGTCATGCGTACAATCATTTTTTTTACGAAGTAAAACCAGCTTTAATCAGCAAATTGGAGGAATTTCGCTTACTTGGTTATCACGATGTATCGGACAGTGGACTTTGGGGATTTTTAACAAAAAAGAAATGGAAGAAGGTCAAAGAGGATATAAGAATCTACGAGATTATTGATGATATCCTATCTGTAAAGGTCAGTGATTACATAAGCTTTACTACGATTGAGATTTATAAAAATAATGATTTTAATTTAGATGATGAAAATGAATGGAAGGAATTACTAAAATAAATTGGTCTATTGTTTCTTTAGATAAAATTGACAGTATTTCTAAACTATTTCATAATAAAAGCATGATTTTTTTTATATACAGGCTTTATGATTCAGTGCTTTGGCTAAGCCCTAAGGAGGACACAATACATAATGGTTAAGCGCAGTAGAATTATCGCCTTTCTGCTAGTAGTAATACTATTAGGAAGCACAATGGGAATTACCACTTCAGGTATTTTAAAGAACATTAAACTAGGTTTGGACCTTCAAGGCGGTTTCGAGGTTTTGTATGAGGTTTCTCCAGCGAAAAAGGGTCAAAAAATTGACAAAGAAACATTAGCTAGTACAGCCGAGGCCCTTGATAGACGGATAAATGTTCTAGGGGTAAGTGAACCAACTATTCAAATTGAGGGTGAAAATCGGATTCGGGTTCAGCTTGCAGGAGTAACGGATCAAAATGAAGCACGAGAAATATTATCTACCCAAGCAAACCTTACTTTCCGTGATGCGAACGACCGCGTTATGATGGACGGTACTGATTTAGCGGAAAATGGTGCGAGTCAGACCTTTGATGAAAATGGAGCACCTAGTGTTTCCTTGAAATTAAAAAGTGCTGAAAAGTTCAAAAATGTTACAGAAGAAATTGTAAAAATGGCACCGAATAATTATTTAGTTATTTGGCTTGATTTTGAAGAAGGAAAAGATTCATTCAAAACGGAAATTACAAAAGAAGATCCTAAATTTCTATCTGCACCTACTGTGAGAGAAATTTTTAACCAAAATACAGTTTCCATTGTAGGTAGCTTCACAGCAGAAGAAGCACAAGAACTTGCTTCTCTTTTAAATGCTGGAGCCCTTCCTGTTAAGCTTACTGAAGTTTATTCAACTTCTGTGGGCGCTAAATTTGGTGAACAGGCATTAAATGAAACGATCCTAGCAGGTATTATCGGGATAGCAATCATATATTTATTCATGCTAGTCTATTATCGTTTTCCGGGCTTTATCGCCACCGTTACTTTATCCATTTATATTTATCTTGTCTTACTCGTTTTTGATTGGATGAATGGGGTCCTAACTCTCCCGGGAATTGCCGCCCTTATTTTAGGGGTCGGTATGGCGGTTGACGCTAACATTATTACGTACGAACGAATTAGAGAAGAGATCAAGGTCGGTAAATCTATTAAATCTGCCTTCCAAGCAGGAAGTAAAGGTTCCTTTACCTCTATTCTTGACTCAAACTTAACGACAATTTTAACAGCGGCAGTTCTTTTCTACTTCGGGACAAGCTCGATAAAAGGCTTTGCCACTATGTTGTTGGTGAGTATATTGTTAAGCTTTATTACAGCGGTGTTTGGTTCCCGCCTATTCTTAGGTTTATGGGTGAATAGCGGCTTCTTAAACAAAAAGGCCAGCTGGTTCGGTGTAAAAAAATCTGCTATTAAGGATATCGCTGAAAATTACGATACTCTGGATTTGCCAACTAGATGGGATCGATTTGATTTTGTAAAGGTTAGAAAATTATTCTTTATCATCTCTGGAGCACTTATTGCGCTTGGTTTAGTTCTAATCCTTGTATTCCGCTTAAATTTGTCTATTGATTTCTCAAGCGGTACTCGAATTGAAGTATTATCTGACAAATCATTAACAACGGAACAGGTTGAAGCGGCTTTTGAAAAACAGGATATTGAAATTGATGACATTACTCTTTCAGGCGAGAACAACGAAATGGCTTCTGCGCGAATGAAAGGGGTTTTATCAAAGGATGAAATAGCAGAGCTAAAATCTGCATTTCACGATGAATTCGGCTCTGACCCAAGTGTAAGTACTGTTTCTCCAACGGTTGGTAAAGAGCTAGCGAAAGATGGGGTAATCGCCCTCATTATTGCTTCCATCGGTATTATTATTTATGTAACGCTGCGTTTTGAATTTGCAATGGCAGTTGCGGCGATTGCTTCATTGCTTCACGATGCTTTCTTCATGGTTGCTTTTTTCAGTATTACGCGCTTAGAAGTAGATTTAACCTTTATCGCTGCTGTTCTAACGATAATCGGTTACTCTATTAATGATACAATTGTTACCTTCGACAGAATGCGTGAAAACCTACAAAAGAAGAAACGACTTAAAACGTTTGAAGATATTGCCGATGTTGTGAATGTAAGTGTCCGTCAAACATTAACTCGTTCTGTTAATACAGTTTTCACTGTATTAATAACAGTGGTTGCGATGATTCTTTTTGGCAGTGAATCAATCCTTAATTTCAACATCGCTTTGTTAGTTGGATTAATAACTGGCGTATACTCTTCTATCTTTATTGCTACTAATCTTTGGGTAGTTCTTAAAGCAAGGGAATTGAAAAAGAAGGGTACGATTAAGACAGTAAAAGAAAAGAAAAAGTACTCAGATGAGCCTCAAGTATAAACAAATGTTAAAACCGCAGTCACTCTGCGGTTTTTTCTATTCCAGATTTACGTTGAAAGGACATGTTTACTCCTGTATAATAGATTAGTCTGAGGGGTGAACGCATGTTAAAGTCGAAAACTAGATGGGTTGTTCGTAAATCTGATCAACAACTAGTAGAAACTCTCGTAAACGAATTGAAAATTACACCACTTGTTGCGTCGCTGCTTATCAACCGCGGATTAAATACCGTTGATTCTGCACGGTATTTTTTATTTGGAAAAGAGCAATTTCATGATCCCTTTTTGTTAAAAGGAATGGATATTGCTGTAAACAGAATTCGGGAAGCTATTGAACGCCAAGAACCTATATTAATATTTGGTGATTATGATGCAGATGGTGTGAGCAGTACAACCGTATTAATGCTCACCCTTAGAGATTTGGGGGCAAATGTCCAATTCTATATTCCGAATCGTTTTACGGAAGGTTACGGACCGAATGAAACAGCCTTTCGTCGTGCATCTGAAAATGGAATCAAGTTAATTATTACTGTAGATACAGGCATCTCGGCAATACACGAAGCAGCAATTGCGAAAGAACTCGGTCTTGATTTAATTATTACAGACCACCATGAACCTGGTCCCGTTTTACCTGAGGCATTGGCTATTATTCATCCAAAACTTCCGGATAGTGTTTACCCTTTTCGTGAGCTCGCTGGAGTAGGTGTGGCCTTTAAAGTAGCCCATGCGCTCTATGGTGAAGTTCCAGAGCAATTGCTAGAAATTGCTGTTATTGGCACCATTGCGGATTTAGTTTCGTTAAAAGATGAAAATCGCCTCATTGCCAAAAAAGGTTTGGAAAAACTTAAAGTTACCAAGAATAAAGGTCTAAAAGCGATATTAAAAGTTGCAGGTGCAGACCAGCAAAACATTAACGAGGAAACGATCGGCTTTTCACTGGCGCCAAGAATTAATGCTGTCGGCAGACTGGAAAATGCCGATATGGCTGTGGAACTTTTGCTTACGGATGATCCATTCGAAGCGGAAGCTTTAGCACAAGAAATGGATGAATTAAATAAGACGAGACAATCTATTGTCAATTCTATTACGACAGAAGCGATTGAAGAGGTTGAGAGAAATTATCCTATTGATTCAAATTCAGTACTTGTTATTGGTAAAGAAGGCTGGAATGCTGGTGTAATTGGCATCGTTGCGTCTAGATTAGTGGAGAAGTTTTACCGGCCGACAATCGTTTTAAGTTTTGACAAGGAAAAGGGCTTGGCAAAGGGGTCTGCTCGAAGTATTGCAGGTTTTGATTTGTTTAAAAATCTATCGGAATGCCGGGACATTTTGCCGCATTTTGGCGGCCATCCAATGGCAGCTGGGATGACATTAAAGCTAGAAGATGTTTCTGATCTCCGTCAAAGGTTAAATAATCTGGCGAATGAGCAGTTAACCAAAGATGATTTTATCCCCATTACAACTCTTGACCATCAAATTAAGGTGGATGAAATCAATTTATCTGCACTGGGTGAACTAAATCTTCTTGCTCCATTTGGAATGGACAACCCAAAGCCAAAGGTGTTAATCAGTAATGTTCAAATATCGACAATGAGAAAAATTGGTTCAGAACAAAATCACTTGAAAGTAATGGTGCATGATAACGGTACGAATTTAGATGGAATCGGCTTTGGATTAGGACCGTTAGTTGACCATATTTCACCAGCTTCAAAAATTTCGATAATTGGTGAATTAGCAGTCAATGAGTGGAATAATATCCGTAAACCACAAATTTTTATCCAGGATGTTTCGGTTGAAACATGGCAATTATTTGATCATCGTGGGGTAAAGCGGATAAACTCAATGATTAAAACGATTCCCAATGAAAAGCGAAACTATATTATCTTTAACAAAGAACAGCTTGAAAAAATGGACCCTGCTTTGACGAGTGAGGTAATCTTTATTAAAGATGAAGCTGAGGCTAAAGGCTTCGACTCTCATCAGGCTAATGTGGTACTCGTTGACCTGCCGCCATCAAAGGAACTACTTCATCATCTATTTAAAGGGAAACGTCCTGCTCGAATCTATGCGTATTTTAATAAAGAAAACAGTGATTTTTTTAGTACCATTCCTACGAGAGACCACTTTAAATGGTTCTATGGATTTTTATTAAAAAAAGGTCCAATTGATATCGGTCGTTATGGGGATGATATCGCGAAGCACCGTGGCTGGTCAACGGAAACGATAACTTTCATGTCAAAAGTGTTTTCTGAATTAGATTTTGTTACAATAAACAATGGATTTATTACTTTGAATAAACAATCACAAAAGCGTGACCTTACTGATTCGATCACCTACCAAACGAAACAGGCTCAATATGAACTTGAAAGAGATTTATTATTTTCATCCTTTCAGCAATTAAAGAGCTGGTTTGACCAGGTTATAGAGGAATCAGTTACAATTGAGGAGGCAATTACCTAATGGATTTAAAGCAATTTATCGCAATCGTACCAGATTACCCAAAACCAGGAATTACATTTAAGGATATCACTCCATTAATGAACAACGGAGAAGCGTATAAGTATGCAACAGATCAAATTGTTTCTTATGCGAAAGATAAACAAATTGATTTAATTGTTGGTCCTGAGGCAAGAGGATTTATTATTGGCTGCCCAGTAGCCTATTCTCTTGGAATTGGCTTTGCTCCTGTTCGTAAGGAAGGTAAACTACCGCGTGAGACGGTTAAAGTAAGCTATGGATTAGAATATGGAAGTGATGTCCTTACAATTCATAAGGATGCCATACAACCAGGACAACGAGTTCTGATAACAGATGACTTATTAGCCACTGGCGGAACAATTGATGCAACGATTCAATTAGTTGAACAGCTTGGCGGAGTGGTTGCTGGAATTGCTTTTCTAGTTGAATTAACGTACCTTGAAGGACGTAAGAAACTTGAAGGCTACGACATCATGACATTGATGAATTATTAATAGTATTGAGGGCACTCGTAATTGAGTGCTCTCTTGTTATAATAAAAGAGCTATTATTTTAAAACTTGGCTAAAAAAGTAATCTTGTAATGGAGACACTGTTGATTGGAGCGGAAGGCACGAAGACTCCTGCAGGAGTACGGAGCAGGTGAGACCCCGCAGGCGCTAGCGCCGAGGAGGCTCACCGCAACGCCTGCGGAAAGCGAAGTGCCTGGAGCGGAAATCAACAGACTAATTTTATACTGCGAACTAATTAAACTGTATTTCGACACTTTTTTCGCAAAATACAGTAAAATAATATCTATCCCTTTACATCTGAGCTTTTTTTTTCGATAATAGTAACATTCATTAGTAACTAGTTTAGAAATAGATACATTTAATAATAAAAAAAATGAGACGAAAAATAAGGTGATCTTTTATGGCGAACGATCAAGTGTTAACCGCCGAACAAGTCATCGACAAGACGAGGGCCTATTTAAACGAAGAGCATTGTGAATTTGTAAAAAGAGCCTACGAATTCGCAAAACATTCTCATCGTGAACAATATAGAAAATCAGGAGAGCCTTACATTATTCATCCGATTCAAGTTGCTGGAATTCTGGCGGATTTGGAGATGGATCCTGCAACGGTTGCCGCTGGTTTTCTCCATGATGTCGTTGAAGACACGGATGTTACCTTAAAGGACATCGAGACGGAATTTAATGACGAAGTGGCCATGCTTGTCGACGGGGTTACGAAATTAGGAAAAATTAAATATAAATCACACGAGGAACAGCAGGCAGAGAACCACAGAAAAATGTTCGTGGCTATGGCTCAGGATATCCGCGTTATTTTGATTAAGCTTGCCGATCGTTTGCATAATATGAGGACGCTTAAGCACCTTCCCGTTGAGAAGCAGCGCCGGATTTCAAATGAAACACTTGAAATCTTTGCACCTTTGGCCCATCGTCTTGGTATTTCTAAGATTAAGTGGGAGCTGGAAGATACTGCATTAAGATACTTAAATCCACAGCAATATTATCGGATTGTTAACTTGATGAAGAAAAAGCGTGCAGAACGGGAGCAATACTTAGTCGATGTAATGGACGAGGTTCGTGACAGAATGAAAGAAGTGTCCATTAATGCGGAGCTTAATGGAAGAC
This genomic stretch from Neobacillus niacini harbors:
- the tgt gene encoding tRNA guanosine(34) transglycosylase Tgt — translated: MTAIRYEFIKTCKQTGARLGRVHTPHGSFDTPAFMPVGTLATVKTMSPEDLKEMGAGIILSNTYHLWLRPGNEIIREAGGLHKFMNWDRAILTDSGGFQVFSLSEFRKIEEEGVHFRNHMSGERLFLSPEKAMEIQNDLGSDIMMAFDECPPFPATYEYMQKSVERTSRWAERCLNAHQRPNDQGLFGIVQGGEYEELRKQSAKDLVSLDFPGYAVGGLSVGEPKDVMNRVLEFTTPLLPTNKPRYLMGVGSPDSLIDGAIRGIDMFDCVLPTRIARNGTLMTSTGRLVVKNAQFAKDFGPLDPDCDCYTCRNYSRAYIRHLIKCDETFGIRLTSYHNLYFLLRLMEKVRQAIREDRLGDFREEFFERYGFNKPNAKNF
- the yajC gene encoding preprotein translocase subunit YajC, with protein sequence MQGLGSIIPLILMFVLFYFLLIRPQQKRTKAVAQMQNELKKGDKIVTIGGLHGFIDSIDENKVVIKCGDGSRLTYDRNAIREVTESAKTSTSAEVSLEK
- a CDS encoding TIGR04086 family membrane protein — translated: MKLKGASKIESKSFGTAILYGLIFIFLFAIVSSLIFALILRFTSVREVSLQYVITAVSFIGLFGGGFLSGGKRKQKGWLIGGLTGLIYSLIVFLSQYLGYDRLFDVEQVIYHVCYTLIAMMGGILGVNIATSNSRTA
- a CDS encoding DUF421 domain-containing protein, which encodes MEVYLTIAVRTILFYALILLIFRVMGKREIGELSILDLVVFIMIGELAVASIIEITKPWIHTALPMIFLMIIQYFLAVVSLKSKRFRDLVDGKPTIIINRGKIDESAMRKQRYNFDDLLTQLREKDIRSIADVEFAILESSGSLSVIEKMSNPNGEPKEGDITIPLIIDGAIEEENLKRINKTNFWLRQELKKLGYRDVRKISFCSYENGKFFVDIMDEQ
- the spoVB gene encoding stage V sporulation protein B, with the protein product MSKFLKGTFILLIAGLITRVLGFINRIVIARSIGEEGVGLYMMAYPTFILVVTLTQMGLPVAISKNIAEAEAKGNHQEVKKILVVSLAITISLSLIFTPALILLAPILSTTLFTDPRTYYPLVAIAPVVPIIAVSSVLRGYFQGRQNMRPSAVSQILEQLVRITLIAVMTRAFLPYGIEYAAAAAMVAAIIGEIVSLLYLMTTFKLKKRFRVRKNFFKSVHAGKKTFKELMEIALPTMGSRMIGSVSWFFEPIIVAHSLALAGVAAVAATKQYGSLTGFAMPLLMLPSFITYSLATSLVPAISEANSKKNHKLIEHRLQQALRFAFLTGGLSVIVLYVLADPLMELMYGSTKGAYFIRLMAPFFLFYYYQGPLQAVLQALNLARAAMINSLIGAVVKTTVIFLLASQPSFGITGVALGIIVGFVLVTILHFATVLKKISFSFYIRDYVKGAIIMTISAYLGYWLFEHILLGEHLVVRVLSAASGMSLAYIILLIIVGLIKKDDLKRIPIIRNLIPI
- a CDS encoding post-transcriptional regulator; translated protein: MEKSHAYNHFFYEVKPALISKLEEFRLLGYHDVSDSGLWGFLTKKKWKKVKEDIRIYEIIDDILSVKVSDYISFTTIEIYKNNDFNLDDENEWKELLK
- the secDF gene encoding protein translocase subunit SecDF, with amino-acid sequence MVKRSRIIAFLLVVILLGSTMGITTSGILKNIKLGLDLQGGFEVLYEVSPAKKGQKIDKETLASTAEALDRRINVLGVSEPTIQIEGENRIRVQLAGVTDQNEAREILSTQANLTFRDANDRVMMDGTDLAENGASQTFDENGAPSVSLKLKSAEKFKNVTEEIVKMAPNNYLVIWLDFEEGKDSFKTEITKEDPKFLSAPTVREIFNQNTVSIVGSFTAEEAQELASLLNAGALPVKLTEVYSTSVGAKFGEQALNETILAGIIGIAIIYLFMLVYYRFPGFIATVTLSIYIYLVLLVFDWMNGVLTLPGIAALILGVGMAVDANIITYERIREEIKVGKSIKSAFQAGSKGSFTSILDSNLTTILTAAVLFYFGTSSIKGFATMLLVSILLSFITAVFGSRLFLGLWVNSGFLNKKASWFGVKKSAIKDIAENYDTLDLPTRWDRFDFVKVRKLFFIISGALIALGLVLILVFRLNLSIDFSSGTRIEVLSDKSLTTEQVEAAFEKQDIEIDDITLSGENNEMASARMKGVLSKDEIAELKSAFHDEFGSDPSVSTVSPTVGKELAKDGVIALIIASIGIIIYVTLRFEFAMAVAAIASLLHDAFFMVAFFSITRLEVDLTFIAAVLTIIGYSINDTIVTFDRMRENLQKKKRLKTFEDIADVVNVSVRQTLTRSVNTVFTVLITVVAMILFGSESILNFNIALLVGLITGVYSSIFIATNLWVVLKARELKKKGTIKTVKEKKKYSDEPQV
- the recJ gene encoding single-stranded-DNA-specific exonuclease RecJ, whose protein sequence is MLKSKTRWVVRKSDQQLVETLVNELKITPLVASLLINRGLNTVDSARYFLFGKEQFHDPFLLKGMDIAVNRIREAIERQEPILIFGDYDADGVSSTTVLMLTLRDLGANVQFYIPNRFTEGYGPNETAFRRASENGIKLIITVDTGISAIHEAAIAKELGLDLIITDHHEPGPVLPEALAIIHPKLPDSVYPFRELAGVGVAFKVAHALYGEVPEQLLEIAVIGTIADLVSLKDENRLIAKKGLEKLKVTKNKGLKAILKVAGADQQNINEETIGFSLAPRINAVGRLENADMAVELLLTDDPFEAEALAQEMDELNKTRQSIVNSITTEAIEEVERNYPIDSNSVLVIGKEGWNAGVIGIVASRLVEKFYRPTIVLSFDKEKGLAKGSARSIAGFDLFKNLSECRDILPHFGGHPMAAGMTLKLEDVSDLRQRLNNLANEQLTKDDFIPITTLDHQIKVDEINLSALGELNLLAPFGMDNPKPKVLISNVQISTMRKIGSEQNHLKVMVHDNGTNLDGIGFGLGPLVDHISPASKISIIGELAVNEWNNIRKPQIFIQDVSVETWQLFDHRGVKRINSMIKTIPNEKRNYIIFNKEQLEKMDPALTSEVIFIKDEAEAKGFDSHQANVVLVDLPPSKELLHHLFKGKRPARIYAYFNKENSDFFSTIPTRDHFKWFYGFLLKKGPIDIGRYGDDIAKHRGWSTETITFMSKVFSELDFVTINNGFITLNKQSQKRDLTDSITYQTKQAQYELERDLLFSSFQQLKSWFDQVIEESVTIEEAIT
- a CDS encoding adenine phosphoribosyltransferase, which encodes MDLKQFIAIVPDYPKPGITFKDITPLMNNGEAYKYATDQIVSYAKDKQIDLIVGPEARGFIIGCPVAYSLGIGFAPVRKEGKLPRETVKVSYGLEYGSDVLTIHKDAIQPGQRVLITDDLLATGGTIDATIQLVEQLGGVVAGIAFLVELTYLEGRKKLEGYDIMTLMNY